In Deinococcus maricopensis DSM 21211, one genomic interval encodes:
- a CDS encoding ABC transporter substrate-binding protein: MRLLLPLTLLLTLGAANAQSATTLRLGVFPNVTHAAGLVGIKQGLFQKQLGNVKLQVKEFANGSQVNEAFAAGAIDAAYVGPGPVMNAFMRGVPIQVISGAASAGAVLVGRGDLKLRGVTALAGRKVAVPTRGSTQDISLRHLLHVNGLKASDEGGNVTIVPIDPANMPAAFASKQVDAALVQEPWGAVLEAQGAKLLVNEKGIWNGGDYTTTVLVVNTQYAKKNPEAVKDLLRGHLAAINFIRGSNAGAQKAISDQIYAFTGQRPDRDTLFKGLARTKITWDINLKTLGEYAQLNKEAGFARDVPDLARFVDLDLVRSLAK; encoded by the coding sequence ATGAGATTGCTCCTCCCCCTCACCCTCCTCCTCACCCTGGGCGCCGCGAACGCGCAGAGCGCCACCACGCTGCGCCTCGGCGTGTTCCCGAACGTCACGCACGCCGCCGGCCTCGTCGGCATCAAACAGGGCCTGTTCCAGAAACAGCTCGGCAACGTGAAACTGCAGGTCAAGGAATTCGCCAACGGCAGCCAGGTGAACGAAGCGTTCGCCGCCGGCGCGATCGACGCCGCGTACGTCGGCCCGGGCCCCGTCATGAACGCCTTCATGCGCGGCGTGCCCATCCAGGTCATCAGCGGCGCCGCGAGCGCCGGCGCGGTCCTCGTCGGCCGCGGCGACCTGAAACTCCGCGGCGTCACCGCCCTCGCCGGCCGCAAGGTCGCCGTGCCTACGCGCGGCAGCACGCAGGACATCAGCCTCCGTCACCTGCTGCACGTGAACGGCCTCAAGGCCAGCGACGAGGGCGGGAACGTCACCATTGTGCCCATCGACCCGGCGAACATGCCCGCGGCGTTCGCGAGCAAACAGGTAGACGCCGCGCTCGTGCAGGAACCCTGGGGGGCCGTGCTCGAAGCGCAGGGCGCGAAACTTCTCGTGAACGAAAAAGGCATCTGGAACGGCGGCGACTACACCACCACCGTCCTCGTCGTGAACACCCAGTACGCCAAGAAGAACCCGGAAGCCGTGAAGGATCTGCTGCGCGGACACCTCGCGGCCATCAACTTCATTCGCGGCAGCAACGCCGGCGCGCAGAAGGCCATCAGCGACCAGATCTACGCGTTCACCGGGCAGCGCCCGGACCGCGACACGCTCTTCAAGGGTCTGGCGCGCACCAAAATCACCTGGGACATCAACCTCAAGACGCTCGGGGAGTACGCGCAGCTCAACAAGGAAGCGGGCTTCGCGCGGGACGTCCCGGACCTCGCCCGGTTCGTGGACCTCGACCTCGTCCGCAGCCTCGCGAAGTAA
- a CDS encoding methyltransferase domain-containing protein: MAWNPDQYHRFRDARDAPARDLLQLLPEAPYRAIIDLGCGTGDHTATLAQQHPDAQVTGLDSSAEMLERARTHHQPNLHFTLGAIQALHGTYDLIFSNAALQWLPDHAALLAGLWTHLRPGGTLAVQVPSNHSHDSHRLLGETADDFREALGGFTRFGPVQGASPVLTPARYAELLDTLGAANVTALEKVYPVVLPGAEGVLDWVRGTALVPYLSRLDEATGAAFLEAYRARLRARWPGDRVYYAFTRVLFVAQKPA; encoded by the coding sequence ATGGCCTGGAACCCTGACCAGTACCACCGCTTCCGCGACGCCCGCGACGCGCCCGCCCGCGACCTCCTTCAGCTGCTCCCCGAGGCGCCGTACCGCGCCATCATCGATCTGGGCTGCGGCACCGGCGATCACACCGCCACCCTCGCCCAGCAACACCCGGACGCGCAGGTCACCGGCCTCGACAGCAGCGCCGAAATGCTCGAACGCGCCCGGACGCACCACCAGCCCAACCTCCACTTCACCCTCGGTGCGATTCAGGCCCTGCACGGCACCTACGACCTGATCTTCTCGAACGCGGCCCTTCAGTGGCTTCCGGACCACGCTGCACTCCTCGCGGGTCTCTGGACGCACCTTCGGCCGGGCGGGACGCTCGCCGTGCAGGTCCCCAGCAACCACAGCCACGACAGCCACCGCCTCCTGGGCGAAACCGCCGACGACTTCCGCGAGGCCCTGGGCGGTTTCACGCGCTTCGGCCCGGTTCAGGGTGCGTCCCCGGTCCTCACGCCTGCACGCTACGCGGAGCTGCTCGACACGCTGGGCGCCGCGAACGTCACCGCGCTGGAGAAGGTGTACCCGGTCGTGCTGCCCGGCGCGGAAGGCGTGCTCGACTGGGTGCGCGGCACCGCCCTCGTCCCGTACCTCTCGCGGCTGGACGAAGCGACCGGCGCGGCGTTCCTCGAGGCGTACCGCGCTCGGCTGCGGGCCCGCTGGCCCGGCGACCGGGTGTACTACGCCTTCACGCGGGTGCTGTTCGTGGCGCAGAAGCCTGCTTGA
- the glgX gene encoding glycogen debranching protein GlgX, protein MNVRHGQPYPLGATFDGEGVNFALFSENARNVELCLFDDQNNETRIPVRENTAFVWHVYVPGLQPGQRYGYRVHGEYAPERGLRFNPNVVLMDPYAKALDGTERFDQGVFAYVMGEDDLVMQTEEQRGAPLGIVIDPHSFDWEGDHQPNCSFHQSVIYEAHVKGLTMLHPDVPEDLRGTYAGVATEPVLTYLKDLGITAIEFMPVHQHVDDPFLLDKGLSNYWGYSTLNFFAPDVRYSAYEKRGERGGAVREFQEMVKALHRAGIEVILDVVYNHTAEGNHMGPTLSYKGIDNPTYYRLVDGDERHYFDYTGTGNSLNVRHPQTLQLIMDSLRYWVQVMHVDGFRFDLASTLARGLHEVDQLSSFFTIIHQDPIISQVKLIAEPWDVGEGGYQVGNFPVKWAEWNGIYRDAMRAFWKGEGGLASEIGYRLTGSSDLYQSDGRKPYASINFITAHDGFTLRDTVSYNDKHNEANGENNQDGHNDNQSWNCGVEGETDDAEVNALRARQQRNFLATLFLSQGTPMMLGGDEFGRSQRGNNNAYCQDNEISWFHWDQVDEALLRYTRKLIGLRREHPALHRRKFFSGRPIRGSEERDIMWLRHDGQDMTDEDWQNPNTQSLGMFLGGRGLNDTTADGKPILDDDLLILLNASHVDLPFVLPEFGSGGPWTLLLDTADDDAGGDQPVGEATTLAGRSMKLFRRASA, encoded by the coding sequence ATGAACGTACGACACGGACAACCCTACCCGCTCGGCGCCACGTTTGATGGCGAGGGCGTCAACTTCGCGCTGTTCAGCGAGAACGCGCGCAATGTCGAGCTGTGCCTGTTCGACGACCAGAACAACGAAACCCGCATTCCCGTCCGCGAGAACACCGCGTTCGTCTGGCACGTCTACGTGCCCGGCCTGCAGCCCGGCCAGCGCTACGGGTACCGCGTGCACGGCGAGTACGCGCCCGAACGGGGCCTGCGCTTCAACCCGAACGTGGTCCTGATGGATCCGTACGCCAAGGCCCTCGACGGCACGGAACGCTTCGACCAGGGCGTGTTCGCGTACGTGATGGGCGAAGACGACCTCGTGATGCAGACCGAGGAGCAGCGCGGCGCGCCGCTCGGCATCGTCATCGACCCGCACAGCTTCGACTGGGAAGGCGACCACCAGCCGAACTGTTCGTTCCACCAGTCCGTCATCTACGAGGCGCACGTGAAGGGCCTGACGATGCTCCACCCGGACGTGCCCGAGGACCTGCGCGGCACGTACGCGGGTGTCGCCACCGAACCCGTCCTCACGTACCTCAAGGACCTCGGCATCACCGCCATCGAGTTCATGCCCGTGCACCAGCACGTCGACGACCCGTTCCTGCTCGACAAGGGCCTCAGCAACTACTGGGGGTACTCAACGCTGAACTTCTTCGCGCCGGACGTCCGCTACAGCGCGTACGAGAAGCGCGGCGAACGCGGCGGCGCCGTCCGCGAATTCCAGGAGATGGTCAAGGCCCTGCACCGCGCGGGCATCGAGGTGATCCTCGACGTGGTGTACAACCACACTGCCGAAGGCAACCACATGGGCCCGACCCTCAGCTACAAAGGCATTGACAACCCCACGTACTACCGCCTCGTGGACGGCGACGAACGCCACTACTTCGATTACACCGGCACCGGCAACAGCCTGAACGTCCGGCACCCGCAGACGCTGCAGCTCATCATGGACTCCCTGCGGTACTGGGTGCAGGTCATGCACGTGGACGGCTTCCGCTTCGACCTCGCCAGCACCCTCGCGCGCGGCCTGCACGAAGTGGATCAGCTGAGCAGCTTCTTCACGATCATTCACCAGGACCCCATCATCAGCCAGGTGAAACTCATCGCGGAACCGTGGGACGTCGGCGAGGGCGGCTATCAGGTCGGGAACTTCCCGGTGAAGTGGGCCGAGTGGAACGGCATCTACCGCGACGCCATGCGCGCCTTCTGGAAGGGCGAGGGCGGCCTCGCCTCGGAAATCGGGTACCGCCTGACCGGCAGCAGCGACCTGTACCAGAGTGACGGTCGCAAGCCGTACGCCAGCATCAACTTCATCACGGCGCACGACGGGTTCACGCTGCGCGACACCGTCAGCTACAACGACAAGCACAACGAAGCGAACGGCGAGAACAACCAGGACGGCCACAACGACAACCAGTCGTGGAACTGCGGCGTCGAGGGCGAAACGGACGACGCCGAGGTGAACGCCCTGCGCGCGCGCCAGCAACGCAACTTCCTCGCAACGCTGTTCCTGTCGCAGGGAACGCCCATGATGCTCGGCGGGGACGAGTTCGGGCGCTCGCAACGCGGCAACAACAACGCGTACTGCCAGGACAACGAGATCAGCTGGTTCCACTGGGATCAGGTGGACGAGGCGCTGCTGCGCTACACCCGCAAACTCATCGGGCTGCGCCGCGAGCACCCGGCGCTGCACCGCCGCAAGTTCTTCAGTGGGCGGCCCATCCGCGGCAGCGAGGAGCGCGACATCATGTGGCTGCGGCACGACGGCCAGGACATGACGGACGAGGACTGGCAGAACCCGAACACGCAGAGCCTCGGCATGTTCCTCGGCGGGCGCGGCCTGAACGACACGACAGCCGACGGGAAGCCCATCCTCGACGATGACCTGCTGATCCTGCTGAACGCCAGCCACGTGGACCTGCCGTTCGTGCTGCCGGAATTCGGGTCGGGTGGCCCGTGGACGCTGCTGCTCGACACCGCCGACGACGACGCGGGCGGCGACCAGCCCGTCGGCGAGGCCACGACCCTCGCGGGCCGCAGCATGAAGCTGTTCCGCCGCGCGTCCGCCTGA